A genomic stretch from Myxocyprinus asiaticus isolate MX2 ecotype Aquarium Trade chromosome 24, UBuf_Myxa_2, whole genome shotgun sequence includes:
- the LOC127415327 gene encoding glycosyltransferase family 92 protein F13G3.3-like yields MGKKCLAIISIVTIIGILIWAHMDTHPYYIITAAFSKSRKSCSITPIRDSKHFMVSAFIDHRLDRTIRVISIINRDSLQPLYCVYCNIENDCKIVSTDVQIHSDSFGFAFHVSDVICKDKHLQNATHVLISTDKDSATLNMEYLPIKNRVISETFKFNFTVCISSLFGNYNNVLQFAQTIEMYKLLGIQRVVIYNTSCGPDLEKLLQHYEREGILEIVSWPIDQFLNPSSGWNFKEHKGDLHYYGQLTTLNECIYRHMYQSKYVLLNDIDEIIMPYKHANLPSLMEDLQSAHPNVGVFLIKNHIFPKTQFEDSRKYKRSEWNDIPGVNIMEHIYREPDRKNVYNPTKMIVDPRKVEQTSVHVPLKSIGGNYLVPFNVCRIVHVRDPLQGHLTKKELIVDTRVWDFEQELVPNVDQTLKLSDVLRPHS; encoded by the coding sequence ATGGGAAAGAAATGTCTAGCAATAATATCTATTGTCACCATTATTGGCATATTGATATGGGCTCACATGGACACACATCCTTATTACATAATTACAGCAGCATTCAGTAAATCACGGAAGTCATGTTCAATAACGCCCATCAGAGACTCAAAGCACTTTATGGTGTCTGCGTTTATCGACCACAGATTGGACAGGACCATTCGAGTCATCAGCATAATCAACAGAGACAGTCTTCAGCCACTTTACTGTGTCTACTGCAACAttgaaaatgactgtaaaattgtTAGCACAGATGTCCAAATACACAGTGACAGTTTTGGTTTCGCTTTTCATGTCTCAGATGTGATTTGTAAAGATAAGCACTTGCAAAATGCAACTCATGTTCTCATCTCAACTGATAAAGATTCAGCCACCCTCAACATGGAATATCTGCCAATAAAAAATCGAGTGATAAGTGAGACCTTTAAATTTAACTTCACTGTTTGCATCTCCAGCCTTTTTGGCAACTACAATAATGTACTGCAGTTTGCGCAAACTATTGAGATGTACAAGCTTCTGGGCATACAGCGAGTGGTAATCTATAACACTAGTTGTGGACCAGACCTGGAAAAGCTCCTACAGCACTATGAAAGAGAGGGAATACTGGAGATTGTATCATGGCCTATCGATCAATTTCTTAACCCATCCTCAGGTTGGAACTTCAAAGAACACAAGGGTGATCTCCACTATTACGGCCAGTTGACAACACTCAATGAGTGCATATACAGGCACATGTATCAATCCAAGTATGTTCTCCtcaatgatattgatgagatcATCATGCCATACAAGCATGCCAATTTGCCTTCTCTTATGGAGGACCTTCAGTCTGCACACCCCAATGTAGGTGTGTTCCTTATTAAGAACCACATATTCCCCAAAACACAGTTTGAGGACAGTAGAAAGTACAAAAGATCAGAATGGAATGATATTCCTGGTGTCAATATCATGGAGCACATTTACAGAGAACCTGATCGAAAGAATGTTTACAATCCCACAAAGATGATTGTTGACCCACGGAAGGTGGAGCAAACCTCAGTGCATGTCCCCTTGAAAAGCATTGGAGGTAATTACCTTGTACCTTTTAATGTGTGCAGAATTGTACATGTAAGAGATCCACTGCAGGGGCATCTTACAAAAAAAGAACTGATTGTGGACACAAGAGTGTGGGACTTCGAGCAAGAACTGGTACCAAATGTTGACCAGACTTTGAAACTTTCAGATGTGTTAAGACCTCACAGTTGA